In Mixta intestinalis, the following are encoded in one genomic region:
- a CDS encoding MFS transporter, with product MNTHSTSVSPSGDQQAAQERLATSEGRREFWRATLSCWLGTTMEYADFALYGLAAGIIFGDVFFPEATPVMALLSSFAAYSVGFIARPIGALLFGWIGDRHGRKVVMLITIGLMGLSTMLIGLIPSYARIGVWAPICLVILRFSQGLGAGAELSGGTVMLGEYAPVKRRGLVSSIIALGSNSGTLLASLVWLIVLQMDKEDLLSWGWRIPFLCSIFIAAAALLIRRHMRETPVFERQKAQLQVERAHALQLGQKMQRHDTRSFWRRTRAFWTMVGLRIGENGPSYLAQGFIIGYVAKVLMVDKSVPTVAVFLASVLGFAVIPLAGWLSDKFGRRITYRWFCLLLILYAFPAFMLLDTREPWIVIATIVTGMALASLGIFGVQAAWGVELFGVTNRYTKMAFAKELGSIMSGGTAPLVASALLSFYGHWWPIALYFVFMAAIGLATTFFAPETRGRDLNLPEDAI from the coding sequence TTTTGGCGAGCAACGCTTTCCTGCTGGCTGGGCACAACAATGGAATACGCTGATTTCGCCCTCTATGGTCTTGCTGCCGGTATTATCTTCGGCGACGTCTTTTTTCCGGAGGCGACGCCCGTTATGGCTCTGCTTTCCAGTTTTGCCGCCTATTCAGTCGGTTTTATTGCCCGTCCTATCGGTGCGCTGCTTTTCGGCTGGATAGGCGATCGTCATGGCCGTAAGGTTGTTATGCTTATCACTATTGGGCTGATGGGACTATCGACTATGCTGATAGGGCTAATCCCCAGCTATGCCCGGATTGGAGTGTGGGCCCCGATATGTCTGGTAATTCTGCGCTTTTCTCAGGGGTTAGGGGCCGGAGCGGAACTTTCAGGCGGCACCGTTATGCTGGGCGAATATGCGCCCGTAAAGCGACGCGGGCTGGTTTCTTCAATCATCGCCCTGGGTTCCAATAGCGGGACATTGCTGGCTTCGCTGGTCTGGCTGATCGTATTACAAATGGATAAAGAGGATTTGCTGAGCTGGGGATGGCGCATTCCGTTCCTGTGCAGCATTTTCATTGCCGCCGCAGCCCTGTTAATCCGCCGCCATATGCGTGAAACACCGGTTTTTGAGCGGCAAAAAGCTCAGCTACAGGTGGAACGTGCGCATGCGCTACAGCTGGGGCAAAAGATGCAGCGCCATGATACCCGTAGTTTCTGGCGGCGTACCAGAGCCTTCTGGACGATGGTTGGCTTGCGCATCGGCGAGAATGGCCCTTCTTACCTCGCTCAGGGATTTATTATTGGCTATGTCGCTAAGGTGCTGATGGTGGATAAATCCGTACCGACGGTTGCCGTATTCCTCGCCTCCGTGCTGGGGTTCGCCGTTATTCCTCTGGCGGGCTGGCTTTCTGACAAATTCGGCAGACGTATCACCTACCGCTGGTTCTGTCTGCTCTTGATTCTCTACGCTTTTCCCGCCTTTATGCTGCTGGATACGCGTGAGCCCTGGATTGTTATCGCCACCATCGTTACGGGAATGGCGCTGGCGTCGCTGGGTATTTTCGGCGTACAGGCTGCCTGGGGCGTCGAGCTGTTTGGCGTAACCAACCGTTATACCAAAATGGCATTTGCTAAAGAGCTGGGTTCTATTATGTCTGGCGGAACGGCTCCGCTGGTGGCCTCGGCATTGCTCTCTTTCTACGGACACTGGTGGCCTATCGCCCTCTATTTCGTGTTTATGGCAGCCATCGGCCTGGCAACCACCTTTTTCGCCCCGGAAACGCGTGGACGGGATCTTAATCTGCCGGAGGATGCGATTTAA
- a CDS encoding LacI family DNA-binding transcriptional regulator — protein MTQSHLQRVTRSDVAREAGTSVAVVSYVINNGPRPVAEATRQRVLQAIEKTGYRPNGIARALASGSTQTYGLVAPDISNPFIASMAHALQREAFADGKVLLLGDAGDNSGRERELINNMLHRQVDGLIYTSVDRHPHIGLIQQSGTPCVMLDRVDPGLNVSVIQVDEQLAAWQATRHLISHGYREIGIICGPREMLNTQDRIRGWQRALEEAALSINPAWIFATNYTRAGGYEATKRMLRGSVPRALFATNELQALGCLRALAEQGLGVPQDVALVCFNATEESAYNVPSLTAVRQPVDKMARAAIDMLKSWDGEVRRVEFDFYLRVGESCGCQGYEVRPEEG, from the coding sequence GTGACCCAATCACATTTGCAGCGCGTAACGCGCTCCGACGTCGCTCGCGAGGCGGGAACGTCAGTGGCGGTAGTCAGCTACGTTATCAATAATGGTCCGCGGCCCGTTGCGGAGGCGACCCGGCAGCGCGTGCTTCAGGCGATTGAGAAAACCGGCTACCGTCCGAATGGTATAGCGCGTGCGCTGGCTTCGGGCAGTACGCAGACCTACGGCCTGGTCGCACCCGATATCTCCAACCCGTTTATCGCTTCAATGGCGCATGCGCTGCAGCGCGAGGCTTTTGCTGACGGCAAGGTGCTGCTGTTGGGGGACGCTGGTGACAACAGCGGGCGTGAGCGTGAGCTTATCAACAATATGTTACATCGTCAGGTTGACGGTCTGATTTATACCAGTGTCGATCGGCATCCACATATTGGGCTAATCCAGCAGAGCGGAACCCCCTGCGTCATGCTGGATCGCGTGGATCCAGGGTTAAACGTCAGCGTTATTCAGGTTGATGAACAGCTGGCGGCCTGGCAGGCAACGCGTCATCTCATCAGCCACGGATACCGGGAGATCGGTATTATCTGCGGTCCGCGTGAAATGCTTAATACTCAGGATCGTATACGGGGATGGCAAAGGGCGCTGGAAGAAGCGGCGCTGAGCATCAACCCGGCGTGGATCTTTGCTACCAACTATACGCGAGCGGGTGGATATGAGGCGACAAAACGTATGCTGCGAGGAAGCGTGCCGCGCGCGTTGTTCGCTACCAATGAGCTGCAGGCGCTTGGCTGCCTGCGCGCTTTGGCGGAACAGGGGCTGGGCGTTCCACAGGATGTCGCTCTGGTCTGCTTTAACGCAACAGAGGAATCTGCTTATAACGTCCCGTCCCTGACGGCGGTCCGTCAGCCGGTAGATAAAATGGCCCGTGCAGCAATTGATATGCTGAAAAGCTGGGATGGAGAAGTACGCCGCGTTGAATTTGATTTCTATTTAAGAGTGGGAGAGTCGTGTGGCTGTCAAGGATATGAAGTGCGCCCTGAAGAGGGCTGA